One Ostrea edulis chromosome 2, xbOstEdul1.1, whole genome shotgun sequence genomic region harbors:
- the LOC125679737 gene encoding arrestin domain-containing protein 2-like — protein sequence MGTAVDNLCIILEHDIDEQYQYQPGEIVRGRVDVTLTRPFTIRTISIGVNGQGVVAWEDHELGSFQADEEYINASNQINHGTNHYDKGCHQFPFDYLLPNNLPSSFIGKYGSVTYVLKAAIHGDKPGETSITSEPFLVLRHSILPEQSTKSVGISKETRLWSTCATGKLKLSVEVNKAGVFPGEDMFIRAEIANKTPMRVTAVQASLIMDSVYHARQRKIQYHQIVNKRRDEYELMSGDGRRWQNVRLTVPPYIPESTLEHCDIIEISYKFQFRVELSGGKEVKVELPIRIGTHHMGLEIPENAKVDSGRYNNEWSTRHFPGADKEMGNGFERETAAWEGGVPELRPVDSTMINPLFQKQVPGHFERPKKISEEDMPEIIENTKL from the coding sequence ATGGGCACTGCTGTAGACAACCTGTGCATAATTCTCGAACATGATATTGACGAACAATATCAGTACCAGCCCGGGGAAATTGTAAGAGGTCGTGTGGATGTGACCTTGACCCGACCCTTTACCATCCGCACCATATCTATTGGTGTGAATGGACAGGGCGTCGTTGCCTGGGAGGATCATGAACTGGGATCGTTTCAAGCGGATGAGGAGTACATCAATGCCTCGAATCAGATCAACCACGGAACTAATCACTATGACAAAGGCTGCCACCAATTTCCTTTTGATTACCTACTGCCAAATAATTTACCTTCCTCATTCATAGGAAAATATGGAAGTGTGACTTATGTTTTAAAAGCAGCTATTCATGGAGACAAACCCGGGGAAACTAGTATAACTAGTGAACCCTTTTTAGTATTAAGACATTCCATACTTCCTGAACAAAGCACTAAATCTGTTGGGATCTCCAAAGAAACAAGATTATGGTCAACATGTGCAACTGGGAAACTTAAACTTAGTGTTGAGGTAAACAAGGCTGGTGTTTTTCCTGGGGAGGACATGTTCATTCGTGCAGAAATTGCCAACAAAACTCCAATGCGAGTGACAGCAGTGCAAGCCTCCTTAATCATGGACAGTGTATATCATGCAAGACAACGGAAAATTCAGTACCATCAAATTGTGAACAAACGCAGAGATGAGTATGAATTGATGAGTGGTGACGGGAGACGGTGGCAAAACGTTCGATTAACTGTTCCGCCCTACATTCCCGAATCCACATTAGAACACTGTGACATTATTGAGATTTCATACAAATTTCAATTTCGTGTGGAATTATCTGGTGGGAAAGAGGTGAAAGTGGAATTACCGATTCGGATCGGGACTCATCACATGGGTCTGGAGATTCCTGAAAATGCCAAAGTAGATAGTGGTAGATACAACAATGAATGGAGCACTCGGCATTTCCCTGGGGCTGACAAAGAAATGGGGAACGGTTTTGAAAGGGAGACAGCCGCCTGGGAAGGAGGGGTCCCAGAACTCCGCCCTGTTGATTCTACCATGATAAATCCACTGTTCCAAAAGCAAGTACCAGGTCACTTTGAACGACCCAAAAAAATTTCTGAGGAGGACATGCCAGAGATAATCGAGAATACAAAACTTTGA